GGACTTTATTATAACAAAAAACATTCGGCAGGAAGTATACCTCCTGGAGTATCCAGGACCATAACAATTCCTGTAAATGCAAGCAAAGATCTTGAATCATCCATTCTTGAGTTCAGAATAGATGTTAATGAGGGAAATGGTTTTGATGCCTTTCCCCTGGCAATGAAGATAGAAACCCTCGAATATCAGCCACCGGACCCGGTAATTGCTGAATACAAGTTCAGCACCGATGATGGTGAAAAAATAAAGATGAACTATCCGATACATCTGGAAGTTGTAATTAAAAACAATGGTAAGGGTAAAGCCACGGGTCATAAAGTGCGGTTTTCCTTTCAAAACCCTGAATGCCGTTCCCTGGATATAAGTGAAGGAGAATTCATTCCACTTGATATATTGCAGCCGGGTGGAGGCCAGATCGTAGATTTTTTATTTACCATTACTAGAAAATACGATCATCCAGGTATCCCGATCAATGTTTCCATATTTAACCATGAAAACGCACAGGTGTACGATACAGTCCTGAGTGTAGCCCTGGATCAACGGATGATCGCAAGGCGGCTTGTTGAGATCAGTCCTGTGTATGCTACGGGTGAAGTTATACGGGACATTTCATTGTCTTCCCATGTTGACAGGAACATACCGGTGTCCGGCATAGCATATCCCAATAAATTTGCCCTGGTTATAGGTAATGAGGATTATTCGAAATACCAGCATGACCTTAATACCGAGGCCAATGTTGGTTTTGCTAAAAATGATGCCCGGATATTCATGGAATATGCAAACAAAGTATTTGGTATTCCCAGGGAGAATATTTTCCTGTTATTGGATGCCACAGCCGGTGAGATGAACCAAAAGGTCAATGTAATTGCCAAAATGGCTGAAAAAGCCATTACCACTGAAGGCTATTCAGAAATTATTTTTTACTATGCCGGTCATGGTTTACCGGATGAGGTTACCAGAGAACCCTATATTATTCCGGTTGATGTCACAGGCACCGATCTATCATCTGCACTTAGGCTCCCAGACCTCATCAGCAAGCTAAGTGCCTCCGGTGCTCAAAAGGTCATCCTGTTTGTAGATGCCTGTTTTTCCGGTGGTAGCAGAAGCGAGGGACTTATTGCTGCAAGAGGAGTGAAAGTTGTCCCCAAACAGGACATCCTTCCTTCTAATGTTTTGATGTTTTCTGCAACCAATGAAGCTCAATCGGCTCTGTCATTGAACGATCAGCATCATGGCATATTTACCTATTATTTGCTTAAAGAATTGCAGGAAACGCAGGGAAATGTCACCTACGGGGAATTATTTGATCAGGTAAGTAAAAATGTATCCATGAACTCGCTGCGAATGAATCAAAAGGAACAGGACCCGGTAGTAAAGGCGGGGTTTAATATTGTGGATGTTTGGAGGGGGTGGAGGGTTGGACAATAATATGTAAAAATATCATAAACTATGGTCGTTTATATAAAAAGGTATCCATTTTGTATTTATATTAATATATTTGGACTCTTAGTTGAATAAACATGTTTTAATACCTACCAAAAATAAGTTAAACAATGAAAGAAAAAGAAAAACTAAGATTTAAAAATAGGGGTATGCTTTTTATGCTTATCCTTTTATTGAGTTTATGCGGATTTAATATTGTTAACCTTTATGCTCAACAACCTGCTAATTATCTTGCGGTTTTATATGATAAGAATGGCAATCCTTTAATTGATGAATTAGTATCTATTAGGATAAGAATTATCGAAAATAATACAAAAGGTACGATTGTTTTCCAAGAAATTCAAAAACAAAGTACTGACTCGGCTGGTATAGTAGAATTTAATTTAGGTCATGGCACTGCTGAAAAAGGGGATTATTTTGGAATAGATTGGAATAATGGCAGGTATTTTATAGGCATAGAGTATTCAAGTG
Above is a genomic segment from Bacteroidota bacterium containing:
- a CDS encoding caspase family protein, which produces MKRFSGYIPLLILTFVLAFHNNLCSQESMQLIGFDDPDVFCEVTYSLQKQSDAVYLLTADLKWLDKKSRTIEEEKKCLDFNIVAIPSNAAKTKSGLSSSVLGVKAKNTRSFTISNLDQSRDIQIAIQPFLCELKENQTKNIHPPFSVPVNMTMTIPALAKSGFIASDRLPDLVILNERFLDADSNNIINAGEKTFIQFDIQNIGKGDALDVEVLANANKEVKGLYYNKKHSAGSIPPGVSRTITIPVNASKDLESSILEFRIDVNEGNGFDAFPLAMKIETLEYQPPDPVIAEYKFSTDDGEKIKMNYPIHLEVVIKNNGKGKATGHKVRFSFQNPECRSLDISEGEFIPLDILQPGGGQIVDFLFTITRKYDHPGIPINVSIFNHENAQVYDTVLSVALDQRMIARRLVEISPVYATGEVIRDISLSSHVDRNIPVSGIAYPNKFALVIGNEDYSKYQHDLNTEANVGFAKNDARIFMEYANKVFGIPRENIFLLLDATAGEMNQKVNVIAKMAEKAITTEGYSEIIFYYAGHGLPDEVTREPYIIPVDVTGTDLSSALRLPDLISKLSASGAQKVILFVDACFSGGSRSEGLIAARGVKVVPKQDILPSNVLMFSATNEAQSALSLNDQHHGIFTYYLLKELQETQGNVTYGELFDQVSKNVSMNSLRMNQKEQDPVVKAGFNIVDVWRGWRVGQ